From the Glycine max cultivar Williams 82 chromosome 11, Glycine_max_v4.0, whole genome shotgun sequence genome, the window ACCGAAACCGAAACCCTTGGGGTTTTTCTTTGTGGCGGTGGTGCTTTTCTTGAAGGATAAATTATCGGGTGCGGGCGGGCTCAGGTTTTCTTTGGTGCACTCGGAGGAAGACCAAGAAGTCTTCATCGGTAAGAAGGAGTCTTCTTCGTTGCCGTCGAACGCGGCGTTGTTCCACACTTGAATGTCGTTCATGCTTATTGTCGTTGTTGCGTTTTTGAGGTTTTGATtgaatctttaatttcttcttgattTTGGAATGGAAGAGTGAGTAGTAGTGAGAGTGAAAGAGggaaatatttgtattttgagaaaaaagtgACCGTTGGGGGAatgaaggaaggaaggaagaaatcaAATTAGACGTTGGTGGGATGGATAGGCGCTCCATCGTGGCCGTTGGATGGGAAACGGCTCCTCATACACGCTCCGATATGATTTAAAGGGACTTTAATTATAGTATTAGGGAAAATTACCCTTTCATCACGTTTCTtaccatatttataatttttttagtgtctagtttagtaaaattgtttttaggagttatctatttttttcttcagaaaTTCAAATCAGATTGATACTAATTATTCTAActaatcaaaattttgaatacttatcataattatttgataataattaatttataattataaaaaattctctAGAAATAAATTGTCTAAAAAATTTCCGTTCAAATGTATAAAGATTCATTCCAAgacttctttatttttattaatataaagattaatttatttcttaattagtcatttaaataaaaaaaattatgttctaTAATCATAGTTTTAACACGTGGACTTACTTAATCGATGCGAGCGCAAATCGGTCATATGCTCGAGTCAGGTTTTCTATCAGACAATTCTTGCACTAAACACGATGTGATTCAGTGTGGTTGAACTCAACCTACTGAATCGAATTGCTGGGTcacaacttttttctttttcaaattacTTAAAAGGATGCTGTTTTGCCTCTAGTgactaaaagaagaagaaagaaagggtCAGGTTTGTGTTTCCTTGTCTCACTCCTTTGAAAATGTTCTTTAAAGATCTTCAGTCCTCCCATTATCAACACACTCCCATCCACCACTATCAACATTCCCTTCCTTCATAGTGAAACTTTCATTATTTCCATTTCCTTTTGTTTACGAGCTTATAAATTATGatgttttcttattaatatatGTTCCCTTTTTTATTGCACATTTTGCTTTGTTGTTGTAATGCAATTGttgatttgatttcaagatttattttctataataatagttttaggtatttaattgatattttggttttatttgagtaatattttttttggactcTTTTAAcacaaatataagatttttatatttttttaatacaaattcaTGCTGATCAATTATGATCTATCGGTTCGATCGTTAATCTAATAACCCATCTAACGTCTTGATTGGGACATTGGATTGGTCATTAGACCGATTTTAAAACTGTCTATAATCTCATTACTCGATTAATTATTAAGTGTactaaactaatttaaatataaaaaaatgccaACAAATCAccattagaataattttttaattagaatagtttgtaatattttaaaatttccaaatttttaaatatctatCTACATATATATTCCTATTCATTATCATCAAACtaactatttataaaataagttatttttattcaatatttctaattaaatattttatatttatataaatgtagGCGCCGTACGTTGCACAGGACACTTGCTACTTTAAGCAtcacaaaacaacaacaaaaggatACAATACAACAACTTTAACAACCATAAGCATATATAATTGATACAAATATGTAACAAGGCTACATGCAttcatagattttttttccaactgGTTCCTGATGGAAATAATTGAGCTCCTTGCTACCCTACCCATGTGGTCTCAGGGGCCAACATAAAccctttttattctaaaaaggAAATTCCATAAACAACATTTGCAGCACACATTAACGCAACACACATGCATGGCTAGGAACTCACCTTAGTACAGCTAGTTAGTTATTTACATACAACATTAGTCATATATAATTAACATCACTGTCCATGGTGATTGTGATTCCTAGCTAGAACTATATCCAACATGCACCACTAGACAGAATAATTAAGAGTTCATTCTAAATGTCAAACCAGACCCACCTAACTTGTCTTCCATGACTTTGGTTAATTTCTGCGCCATCGAAGGCGAAAGATAATTAACCCAATCCCCTATTTCACCCTTCCTGaacaaaaacttattttcaaaGTTCCTGCCAAATGTACCAGACTTATTTACCTCTAAttccttcattttctgaaaGCTACACAACTTGATTATGTTCTCAATCACACCTCTATTTTCTTCCTCCAAGGTGAAAGGACAACCCAAGAACTCAGCTACCCTTTTCAGGTGAAAATTGATGTCCCCTTTGAGGTCCTCATACATCAAGAACAGAACCTTGTTTGGTTTCTCTATGCTCTCCTTCCAATAACCAAGCATGTGAGTCCAAAATGGGCCAAAACCAACCACCCCTTTACAGTACATTTCAAAAGCCTCATCAAGTGCCAATGTGGGTAGTGACCCTGGCTTGATTTTGTTGGCAAAAAACCAAGAAGAGATGAAAGTGTCAAAAGGGTTCCTGCAGATGTAGATTACCTTGCAATTGGACTCTTTGATTGATTTGGACAATGAAGCAAATGGAACATGAGTTCCAAAGAGTCTTGGCTCATGCATGTTGGACAAGTCAGGAACCTTGTCATGCTTATCATAAACTGTGTACTCAAAAAAGGGTACAAGGTCATGGGGATTGAAATTGAGAAGAGGGTGGTTCTTGTTGAAGGAAGAAAAGTTGTGGCGGCTCACAGTGGCAAAGGTAAGGGCCTTCAACCATGTGGTGCCTGATTTTGGCACAGTGGCCACAAGAACATCACTGTCCTTGGCTTGAAAGTGCTTTTGAAAAGTGATTATGGCTTGTATTTCATGTGGTTGGCACCAAAACCCTTGGAATAGATACACATATGGTGTTCTCCAACCTTTCTCTCTTGGAAGGGAGAGAATTAGCTCCGTACTTTGTTGGCTTATTTTGTCATCTTCAATTACTTcctctccaccaccaccacctgaTTGGATTTTTGTAAACTTTGTTAGAGCCATTAATTGGAAAAAGAGTCATGATAAACACTAATAGTAGTTTTGGTGAATGTGGCATGATGGTTTAGCTCccatgttatttatatatagcAAAACCTTGAAGAGCTGGCTCTATAGTAAGTGATAAGCATTCTTATTGTTGTTTGTGCACGCGAGAAATGCACAAAAATGATTGTTGGAAAAGTGACAAACATTAGTAGTAATCACCTAGCAGCCTTCTCATTTTGGATGTGAAATATTTTGGgctattttacaaaaataggggaatttacttttaaatttacgaaagtaatatactttttttttataaaaaataatatttgtacgCATGTgatgcacaatttttttaatgttggacgtatattataataattattttaattataatttatatcttctgtagatatttttaaattgacttttgtaattaaatatcattGGTGGAAGTTAAAGAAATagttattcaaaaaatttatattcctataaatatatatttaattagttaaacttactatttttaattcagtacaatatatattttatttttgttacaaaattataattccttagttgaattgtttttataatatatgtaaaacactacttttattttattttaaaatattaagccgaaaaaaattcaatttatcatataaaaaaatactagtttaTACCATATATGgagttacaaaaattaaaattggtttttaagcTCCTTAGTGAGAAATACATTCACTGCTAGAAAAATTAGATTTAACATCGACagattaacatcagttttgtcaaaaaccgatgttaacataaatgcagtggcataattgtaaataatgtgtatccattaacatcggttttctttaaaatcgatgttaacgaagtgacgttaacatcggttcttgtaaaaccgatgttaacattaatccgttaacatcgattatggaagaactgatgttaacgtcatttcattaacatcggttttgaagtatgatcagttaacatcggtttgttgaataaaatcgatgttaacgttaacatcaatATGTTAAAATcgatttttattgaaaatcgatgttgaactcaaattttaaattttattagacGCGACCTATTTTGCTCGCgctctcttcttctctgtgtACCCTGTCGCgctcttttcttctctgtgtATCCTCTCATGCTCTCTTCTTCTCCGTTAACATCTAAGGTTGTTGTTCTCCATTGCGCTGAAGACCGTGACAACTCGCTTATAAGGTACGTTTCGTGTACCTATGTTGTTCTATTGAATACCTAGGTCTGTTTTGGGAACTCGTGATTAACCTAAGGACCTTTTCTGGTTTCTGCTGCAAGGATTGGGGAACTCGTGGTGACCTAAGGTACATTTCATTGCCAGTCTCGCTGCCATTGTCGGTGTTGGGTTCAAGGTAAGCTTCATGTCTTCATTGTAACTCTGTGCTTCCGCGTACGTGCTCTTTGTACTCACTTCTCTCTGAAGCATGTTTATGTTCCCATTGTAATTTGTTCTTATGAAAGCTAGTCAAGGGCTTTTCATTTGCATTGCATTACCCTAATCCtcttaattgtttgaaaaatattacactaattgatgaaaaatgtttaaaaaagaaacaatttgtaTAATTTCACAAAACCTCTTAGGTTATTAGTGTCATTTACCCAAGATTGTTCGTGACTAGTCCATTCAAGTGGTGTTTGAGCCTTCCCTTGGTTGTTCGTTTATATATTAGTAAAAGAGTGGTTACTCACCTCATGGGGATAAGGGAGGTACCTTATGGCAAACATATCCTTTGCTTTGGCTCTCAACCACCATGGCCTATGTAACTCCTAATATGGTTTGTTGGCAACTCAGCTTCACAAGTACCAAACATAATAACCTTAGGCCAATCCAACAGATTGTCATTTTCCTAACCCAAATAAGTAAATGTTTTAGGAGGACTTCTCTTTGATAAGAACCTAGAGAGAACCACAACCATGCCACAAAAAGTAAGAGTAGCATCTAATATTTGTACTAACAAAATTCAGATGCTATTCAATTTAATAGTAAAAGTAGTATCTAATATTTGTTCATACTACTGACTTCTTTACATATTTATACTAATGCATTGTAATAGAATTGAATTTGTTATAACAAAATTATCTAATATTCTGCTCAACAACTACCTAGTGGAAATTGCACATAACTGCCTATGAGAAGTGGATTACTACAACCAACTTTGGTGGTTCTTGCCTTGGTGCCTTAAACATATTCCTGCAGGTAAGTGGGCTTCTGAGTAACTCTCGCAAATTGATCTAAGAC encodes:
- the LOC100776542 gene encoding cytosolic sulfotransferase 15; protein product: MALTKFTKIQSGGGGGEEVIEDDKISQQSTELILSLPREKGWRTPYVYLFQGFWCQPHEIQAIITFQKHFQAKDSDVLVATVPKSGTTWLKALTFATVSRHNFSSFNKNHPLLNFNPHDLVPFFEYTVYDKHDKVPDLSNMHEPRLFGTHVPFASLSKSIKESNCKVIYICRNPFDTFISSWFFANKIKPGSLPTLALDEAFEMYCKGVVGFGPFWTHMLGYWKESIEKPNKVLFLMYEDLKGDINFHLKRVAEFLGCPFTLEEENRGVIENIIKLCSFQKMKELEVNKSGTFGRNFENKFLFRKGEIGDWVNYLSPSMAQKLTKVMEDKLGGSGLTFRMNS